Proteins from one Fragaria vesca subsp. vesca linkage group LG6, FraVesHawaii_1.0, whole genome shotgun sequence genomic window:
- the LOC101308396 gene encoding uncharacterized protein LOC101308396 encodes MAARLALFSPTTTFLAPSGQSPLSPLSFTSTAPKRRANSFKIQANLGGGDAESNKGGKKKFITREQEPEQYWQTAGEREGENPMMTPLPYIIIFGMSTPFVILAIAFANGWIKVPVR; translated from the exons ATGGCAGCTAGGTTGGCTCTCTTCTCTCCCACCACAACATTTCTAGCCCCCTCAGGCCAGTCACCACTATCTCCTCTTTCTTTCACTTCCACTGCACCAAAGAGGAGAGCAAACAGTTTCAAGATTCAAGCAAATTTGG GCGGTGGAGATGCAGAATCAAATAAGGGAGGAAAGAAAAAGTTTATAACTAGAGAACAAGAGCCAGAGCA GTACTGGCAAACAGCAGGAGAAAGGGAAGGGGAAAATCCCATGATGACTCCTCTTCCTTACATTATCATCTTTGGCATGTCCACACCTTTTGTCATCTTAGCCATTGCTTTTGCTAATGGTTGGATTAAGGTGCCAGTTCGATGA
- the LOC101309660 gene encoding SNF1-related protein kinase regulatory subunit beta-2-like → MVMGNACGREEGEGSSSGVNNFQENDEPMAHSPPHNPFITSQNPGDTSTRAGEAVSQNIEDNDNVQNQNFRRMKISWTHGGRQVAVTGSWDNWETREPLQNTGNEFIVIKLLPSGLYQYRFIVDGCWRCAPDLPWLYDESGTAYNVLDLQEYGLELPERLSKFETPPSPPSSYDNRRLSEDDFSKPPPEVPPQLQVPFLNRPSSSSNASDQPLSMPHYSQLNHLYIQNQIGGELFALSSTHRFRQKFVTMVLYKRLNRENP, encoded by the exons ATGG TAATGGGGAATGCCTGTGGTAGAGAGGAAGGAGAAGGCTCTTCTTCTGGAGTTAACAACTTTCAAGAGAATGATGAACCCATGGCTCACTCACCTCCCCATAACCCCTTCATCACTTCACAA AATCCTGGGGACACGTCAACAAGAGCGGGTGAGGCAGTATCGCAAAACATAGAAGATAATGATAATGTACAAAATCAGAACTTTAGACGCATGAAGATCTCATGGACTCATGGTGGCAGGCAAGTTGCTGTCACAGGATCATGGGACAATTGGGAGACCAG GGAGCCGCTGCAGAATACAGGTAACGAATTCATTGTCATAAAGTTGCTTCCATCAGGTCTCTATCAGTACCGCTTCATTGTTGATGGGTGTTGGAGGTGTGCTCCAGACTTGCCATGGTTGTATGACGAATCAGGAACTGCCTACAATGTTTTGGATTTGCAG GAATATGGTTTGGAACTGCCTGAACGCCTGTCAAAGTTCGAAACACCTCCATCCCCACCTTCAAGCTATGATAACAGACGCTTAAGTGAAGACGATTTCAGTAAACCTCCGCCAGAAGTACCTCCACAACTACAAGTCCCATTTTTAAACAGGCCATCTTCCTCTTCAAATGCTAGTGACCAGCCATTGTCAATGCCTCATTATTCACAATTGAACCATTTGTACATCCAGAACCAAATTGGTGGCGAGCTTTTCGCACTCAGTTCTACACATAGGTTTCGTCAAAAATTTGTTACAATGGTGTTATACAAGCGATTGAACAGAGAAAATCCATAA